ACAGAAAACATGAGGGAGATTACCAAAATTTCCCCATTTACATTATAGAAATAGATTACAGGCCCCAACTTTAGTTTCTCACACTGCAGTCGCACATTTCTAgccacaaaaataaataaaaaaagactaTTCTATGTATAACGTTACGTggacaaaacaaaacataatcCAGACGGACCAGAACTAGAAGATTGCGTTTCTTATCCACTaacaaaacacacacacactgtCTTTCCCTGTCTTCAGATTACACACAACTTGAACTCGCCATTGATGTCAAATACTAAACGCTGAAAACTCACTCCATACGCAAAAATATGTGCATGATCATATGATATGAACAAGTAAACCCTAGTACCCAGTTCAGCTCGACTCAATCCGACATTGGTAATTAATATGGGGGACTCTCTCTTACTAAACCAATCACTCGCCCGCCTCAAACTCCTTCCCAAAATCCCACCTCCCGCTTCTCAATTTCTTCACATCAAACCGCCACAACCCCACGGTAAGCTCCACTCCACTGCTTCTTTTGCCATCCAAAACCAACAGCAGACGCAGTACGGCACAACAGATCAAAACGACGACGAATCATACGGCGAAGTCAGCAAGATCATCGGCAGCAGAGCCCTCGAGGATGCCACCGGCATGGAGTACCTAATCGAATGGAAAGACGGCCACGCCCCCTCCTGGGTCCCACAGGACTACATTGCCAAAGACGTCGTTGCCGAATACGAGTCTCCCTGGTGGACTGCCGCCAAGAAAGCCGACGATGCCGCGTTGAAGGAAATCATCGAAGCCGGCGACGGGCGCGACGTCGACGCCGTCGACAACGACGGACGGACTGCCCTGCTGTTCGTGTCCGGGCTCGGGTCTGAGGCTTGCGTCAGGGTTTTGGCGGAAGCTGGGACCGATTTGAACCACAGGGATAGCGGAGGCGGGTTAACGGCGCTGCATATGGCGGCTGGGTACGTTAAGCCCGGTGTGGCGAAGCTCTTGCTCGAACTGGGAGCCGATGCTGACGTGGAGGACGACAGAGGGTTAACGCCGTTAGCTTTGGCCAAGGAGATCTTGCGCGTTACGCCTAAAGGGAACCCAATGCAATTCGCGAGGAGGCTGGGGCTGGAAGCCGTGATTAGGAACTTAGAGGAGGCGGTATTCGAGTACGCTGAGGTGCAGGAGATTCTGGAGAAGAGAGGGAAGGGTGATCAACTGGAGTATTTGGTCAAATGGAGGGACGGCGGCGATAACGAGTGGGTCAAAGTAGGCTTCATTGCTGAGGATTTGGTGACCGATTATGAGGCTGGCCTGGAATACGCAGTGGCGGAGGGTGTGCTTGGGAAGAGAATGGGGGACGATGGGAAGAGAGAGTTTTTGGTTAAGTGGACGGATATTGATGAGGCCACCTGGGAGCCCGAGGAGAACGTTGATCCTGATTTGATCAAGGAGTTTGAGGATAGTCAAAGTGACGGTGCGGTCCTTTTAAATGAGAATCACATCGGGGATGCAGTTGGGGCCCGGGCCCAATTAAGTGAAGGCGATGCAGCCCCTGAGTCCGCTAGAGTTTAGGTGTTTGGAAGCGATTACTCGTAGTGGCTTGATtgttattttctatatttatgAAAGcaaattataactttttttattcttcaaaattttgctTTCATAATTTTGGGAAGACTCAAGCTCTCCACCTCATGGAGGTAGGTGGTGTCGACCAACTCAACTCAATTGAATTATTGAcgaaaaaaaaactccaatTCTAATTATACAAGATCAACCAATAAGTTTgcttaaaaattgaattatgaaTCGATTTACATTCTATATCTTCAATAGAAACGAAATGAATCAATTGCTAAATCATTATTACCAGTTAGGAGATGACATAAATCGAATATTAAGCCTCATAAAATATAAGGGGGAACTTTgaactctttattttttaaattttgaaaaagagatGGGTTATCATAGTTCCCTACTATTACCTCTTTTAATTCACACCCCTACTAGGGTAATATTCCcttaatttgatttgaattaatttttttaactaattcgAATACTTTGACGAAGACGTGCTCGCCCTGAGGCTAATTAATGCAtggttagtttttttttttttttgaactgaTTAAGCATTAGGTTACTGTATTACACAGAGATATATATAACTGCTATGACAGCAAgtcattacactgatatttataatcagatatatattcatgggacttatattattacatttttagtCTATGAAGCACGTGCCGAGCCAAATACCCCTTACGGAAGAGGGATGtctctactccactcacatttcgcaAGGAGAAAGACGTTATAAGTAGTCTCCACACAATTGTATTTAATTGAGGGAGGTTGAGTCCGTAGAGACTCGAACCATTGCCCTCATAGTCATGCTTAACTTTGAGGGCAATGGTTCACCACTGGACTACAAGCCCAAGTGGCTAATGCATGGTTAGTTAGACGTGCGTACAGCTACCCCAGCCTGCAGGTATTGACGGCGTCGTGACACCCGTTTCATTAAAACAATGTGATTTCCCCACATGGCAACAGTATCCCCGCTTTTTACATCCTGATTTGTTTAAACCAAGGTCAATCCGGACATTCCAATATTTTATCCAGTCAAATATACTGATTGCCAAACCGCTCACTCGCGTTCAAATTCGGTGACCAGAACGCTTCCCTAATCACCGTCCGATCAACTCTCTCCATCCATTCATCCCTCCCTCGCGCGTACGACTCAGCACAGCGTCAACAACACGCACGAGGCCAAAATGAGAAACTCCCTCCCCTTGTTCGCACTTCGGAGCCTTTATCAGAATTAACTGTCACTTCCTTTTTCTCAGCAACGCTTTTGTCTCTCCTTCAGTACGTTACCATTTCGTTCAATTATCATTCACAAAACTTAACAAAACCCAAAACCCTAATCTTCACAATGCATGCTAAGACTGACTCAGAAGGCACGAGCATTAACGACGCCACGTGGCCACCGCGGTCACCACCTCGCCGGCCGATTTACTACGTGCAGAGCCCGTCGCACCCCGACGTCGAGAAGATGTCGTACGGGTCGAGCCCCACGGGCTCGCCGGCGCACCACTACTATCACTGCTCTCCCATTCACCACTCCCGCGAGTCCTCAACTTCCCGGTTCTCCGCTTCGCTCAAGAACCCCAGAGGCGTATCGGCTTGGAGACACGTGCAGCTTGATCACAAAGACGGCGACGGCGACGGCGACGACGAAGAAATGGACGGTCGTGATGAGGGCTCTGGCCGTAATGTGAGATTGTACGTGTGTATCGGATTCTTCTTCGTGCTTTTGTTCACTGTGTTTTGCTTGATCTTGTGGGGTGCCAGCAAGCCTTACAAGCCTAAAATCATCGTAAAGGTAattctctatatttttttgttttcctggTTTGCTGAGTTGATCCGAGTCGAGCCAGCGACTCAGTTTACTGCTTTCATCGAGAAACGAGCCGGCATTAGTTTCTTACCCTCTGGCAGAGGGGTTGTTGATGTGGATGGACTGCACGCCgttttgattttcaaaacCCCGCTTTATTAgcctttttgtttaattaattaattaattttataattagtttaattaatttcatttgagATAATATTATGGTGGGCAGAACATAGTGTTCGAGAATTTTAATGTACAAGCGGGGAGCGACGAGTCAGGGGTGCCAACAGACATGTTATCATTGAACTCAACGGTCAAGATCTTATACAGAAACCCCGCTACATTTTTTGCTGTCCACGTCACTTCTACTCCTCTTGAGCTTCACTATTTCCAGCTCAAACTTGCATCTGGACAGGTAAATTCCTATGCTAAATCGAAGGTCAAATCGGTCATTTTGGGGCTAAATTTTTCTGGGTTAAAGTTCCAAAAACGTTTTGGGCATGGCAAAGCTTCGAATGCCATAGCCAATTGGGCtgctttttatttgaatgCCTGTGAAAAAGACAGCACCCTGGaaaaatgtattattgtaGCCTTTTTGGGAAGTGTAATTTGGGTCCACAGCACGCAACTGGGTCTTTATCATTTTGGCTTTAAGCTACTTTAGCATCTAGTAGTAGtagatattattaattatggtccttaaatttaacttaatttctaGTGTTAGGAGTCTTGACCTTGTACCTCTACTTAACGCCTTTGGTACCCATTTTTGGGTTGGTTAAGTTCGTGATCATGGTATAGTAGTTCtgaatgtaatttaattttgtttatgatGGATAAATTAGATGAAGAAGTTTAGTCAATCGAGGAAGAGTCAGCGAAATGTAGTAACGGTGGTGCAAGGGTATCAAGTGCCACTGTATGGCGGGGTTCCGGTTCTTGCAAGTGCTAAAGGGCACCTTGATAGAGCAGAAGTTCCATTGAACCTGACATTCGTGATGAGGTCAAGGGCCTACATTTTGGGGAGACTGGTGAAGTCTAAGTTCTATCGGAGGATTAGGTGTTCTGTCACTTTAAGAGGCAATAAACTTGGCAAGCCCCTTAATTTGACAAATGCATGTTTTTATCAATGAATGAAAGAAGCTCTCCAAATTTTCTGTTGGTTCACTTAATCAGAAGTTTTGATTTATCTTGCATACCAGTACCAGATGATGGTTCAACTGTAAGTTGCAGATGGAACAGTTGGAGTTGGATTCTCTGCGTTTCGTTGGAAATGTAAATTTCTCTAGATGTATTGATATAGATTCCAATTCAAAGTTATATTTACCCTTTTGCAGAGGCTTCttgttcaaattttctttcttttgagaTTGACATCATGCATTTATGTCTCCTTACGTTTCTTGCAATACTGGTGTGTGGTATAAGCatcttcaaaatatatttacactCTTGATTTGAAAATGTGATGGGGATCTACTGATTTTAGTTGCTCAGGTGAATTTCGTTGTTGCTTTGTAAATGTATGCACTTGAGCTTGCAtgtgtttcttcttctccttccaTGTTTCTTCATTCTCAAACTTCTGGAaacacttattttatttatgcaaATAGGCAAGACATACGGCTACCGAACTACATGAACTACATGAAGAACTTCTCCGAGTATGGAGTATCATAAATGAACCGAAAAACACttcaaacaaacaacaaaatacCATGTCCTCAAAGCAATTCCTTCTTATGTTTCTTTCAATTATCCTTGTGCTTTGCCTTCTCGTCTTCACTGTGATAACCGGGAAGCTTCTCCTTGATCTTCTCTAATATtcctttcttctccttttcatCCCCTTCTGCTAAATGCTCATTTGGGCAACACCCAGCACAAGCAGCACCCTCTTCAGCCTTCTTGTGTTGACCTGGAAGTTTATCCTTGATCTTCTCGAGAAAGCCTTTCTTCTCCTCCAGATGTGTTGCTTCTGCACTCGCTATCTCATCGTTTTTCTCAACCgcattttcttccttttcacTCGATATTTTCTCTTGGATCTTCTCCTTTAatcccttcttcttcttcctcttcttctctcCATCTGCTCCCTCTATTTCTTCCTCACTTGACTGCAAGTTTGTAAACGACCCTTTTTGTGAGTAAAACATTGGTAGCAAAAACACCATTAACAACTATATCAAGAGCTTACCGAGCTAGAGTTGCTATGTGCTTGTTGTAGGTTTTCCACAAAAGCAGGCTTCTCTTCCTTTGTCTCAACATCGACCATGGCTGCATCTTGagatttctcttcatttttattcttcaaGAAATCAAACATTCCGCAACCTTTTGCTTCATTTCCTTGTTGCTGATGATCTGCCATAGCGctaaaagcaaaaacaaacaGAATTAGTAGCAAAGTGGACGAAAACAGACTTTGAACAATGGCTATTGATGATAGGCAACACTTGTGGATTTTACATTGAGACCAAATGGTATTTATAGGAGTAAAGTTTATAGGCAATGCAAGTAGTAGAAATTGATTACCATTGTTTGCAGATGGAATCATATCACAtgcaagataaaaaaaaatgaattatgcTTTGTTGGTGTTTGTGTTGTGCACGAGTGTTGAAAGAAATGTCCTACAGAAGTTGTGACAATGTAATGAGAAGCTTGCACCGGCCCTGTTATTTGGCCCTCCGAGGAAGAAAAACGACATGGGCGGTGTACGTAGTCGGTCCGCACTAATCAAGAGAAGCCAAGTGTTTGCTGATGGGGGCGGAGTTCGAGATCGAAAGTACTTCTATTAAATTCTTAGTTTAAAATGACAGAGGTTATTTATACTTTGTTCATTGAAGACTTTAAGAAGTTGGCATGTGCATTTGTAAACCCTTATGAGCTAAAATCCTGACTACATCAACATAACACTCAAAATCGTGCCTAACCAACCAAGTCCAAAGTTAAAGGCCTTAAGCCACCACATTGCAGCATTTTTGCTGGGTTTCTTGAATAAATTGTACGTGGATACACAAATGTGAAAGGTAATACAATTTCTCCAGATAAACCTTCCAAGCTTCCAGGAATGGAAATGCCAAAGTGAGAAAGCTAATTAGAAAGATAACGAAAACAACCTCGAAGACAAACTTAAGAGATCTTAAGCGAGGATACACCTAGACCTAAAATCAGCAGCTGTTCAGTACGATGCTCCTCACTCTCTCTTCAAAATCTTTAGTTTTCTGATACACTTCTAAGTTTAATTTGTTGTTAACACACCAAATTTTTGGAAATGTTTTGGATGCTCCTAAACTTGCCTCTTAACCATCCATTTTTGTTgagttcattttattttattctttatccaaataataagataattgAAGGTTTAAAAAGGAACATAAAATGAGTGAGGTTgatttaattagaaaagtataaattaattaaaatgagtcAGGTTgatttaattagaaaagtataaattaatttttttattgtgtgtaTGGCGACCACCCAAATTTACGTACAAGCAcgttcaaaatcattttttgtcTCGCATgtcttattaaattaaataaagcaaagataaaattataaatgtgatAAAGCTGATTGatgatttgaaattataaaggGTTCCAAAATCTTTTGAATGCATACTGTCGATTAAATAAGaccttctttattttcttcgaAAGAATTATATAATGACTATATCCAAAGTAAGAATTAAACAATGATGTGCATGTCTATCGGTAATTGAAGTGCTAAATTGTGATTGCAGCTAGATGGTGTTGTCTATAGCCTTTAAATCCACACATTAGAACAACATCAGAACTATCCAACCAAGCaaaaacaatgttaaaaaaaaaaaaagtgaaaatgacAAAAGAGTCTGTAAATAAGTTGACTTTTGAAAAGAGGCAGGTCAGgctctttaattttcattcaaaattaatCTATACTACACGTAGGTGGGTTTAGCAGGCCAGTAATATTGAGTAAATCTGATTTCTCGCCAAGTATTTGTGATTAAGGGCTAAAAAAGTTGGCATGCACGCCCTTAGTAACCAAATTCCAGAATGTTGCGACCACCAACATAACACTCAAAATTATGCCAAAGCAACCAAGACCCAAGTTCAGCCACCACAATGTACCACTTTGGTCAGGTTTCTTGATTAGATTGTACATTAAACAAGgataagaaaatttgaaaggcAGTGTCAATCCTCCCATGAAAGGTGCCAAGCTGGGGAAAAATGGAAATGCCACCGATAACAAGGATATCAAACCTGTGAAGAAGAAGCGGTAGGCAGCGAGAACCCGCCGTGGACACTGTTGCTGCTTCTTGAAAATGTACCGGAATTCCAAACTGTCGAAAGCCGGCATGGCGTAGATTTGAAATTGGCAAAGGCAGTTTATTATCTGTAGTAAGTATATTGAGCCCATTGCTCCTCTTGAAGTGTCGTGTCCATGAACTTGCGAAAATACACTCAGCAATCCTTCCTTTGCTGTCACCTGGTGGAATCAGTGATCTATTCACATTATTATCTTTTCGAAAATTCGAGatttctaatttgaaattacTCAAGAACAAACCCCGATCAGATCAGATCAGAAGAGAATCctgaaaatgaattaattaccTTATTTCCATAAGCCCAATATCCTGTTAAAGCGAGCGGAAACGAACACATTCCTATTGtcatatatgaaattttcacCGCTCTCCACATTTTTTGACTGGATGGATTAAATTTGCTTGAAGGTAAGGTGCCTTGTATCTCAAGCACAAGATTATGGCCTCTAAATGCAAGCACAATAGTACCAATGGCATTCAAGATGCATATTTAGCCATGCCTGATTTTCCCTCCTCTACTCGGCTGTAAGAAACATCATTGGCCCTACCTTTTCTGATAGTTAGAGCCCAAAGGAGAGTGACATATACAACGGCCGTGACAGTTCCTGTCTTAGAGAACTTTAATACTGAATTCAGGTTGGGCAATAATTGAGAAACAACGATAGCTATGCAAATGAACAACAAGCACCATACTACCCCAGGCAATGACTTGGCTTCACACGTGGCGATTCCACCGCACATGATCTTGTATAAAGTTTCCAAGTCCGCACCTGCTGTGATTATCAGCATTATACATGTTCCTCCCGATAGGTACCACACAGGAAATACACATAGAGATTTCGCCAGCTTCGGCCCTGTACACATAATAAGTCTCTTTTACTTATAGCTACAAGTCTCCGTTCAACACGTGatacaagaagaaaaaggaataaaaacgGGAGAGAACAACACTCTGGTTCATACTTTTTCCTTAATTACTCATTATGCACATCTCCGGCTTCGTAATTtcaatgtttaaattttacttgaatTTTCCATGTGCAAAATTCTTGGTACCTCTAACATACACACGTAACAAGCTTTGGATGGATGAGGGTTTGCTCCAGGAGCTCCAAAGGCTCTCTCATATTAAACACACATTACAAAACACTGATAATAGGagtataatagaaaaaaaaaaataactaaaaactGAAAAGTAGATTTTTTGAAACTAGGTTGTACAgggtaattaaaaaaagtggGGACCTGTGTGGTAAAAGTGAGAAATGTATATAAAGGATCTCAGCGTCATTctgctttaattaaaaaaaaaagaaagtttttgTGCATGAAAAACTTTGAATTGGGTTTTGGAGATTTGAGGTTTGACAGGGCATTATATATAACTAGACAATGCCGTCTAATCTTGATTAACATTCAGTTGtatttgcattttaaaatattgtagaAATGTCTGTCTCTTTCTATGTACTAACCAAAGGCGGCTTTGGCAACATGCATGTATCTGCTGTAGCGAGTTCCGGGGACTGGTTCTGCGAGATGGACAAGAAGCCATATCGTGTAAATCTGCCATGCAAATGCTGTCAATAAACATATGATTCCCCACGTCCTGCgacaattaataattgttcagaaaatatatttCAGGCTCTCTTATGTATATGTATCTTGCATTCATGCATCTGAATTAACTCATAAACTTACCAACCAAGAGTGGCAAATCCAACAGGAAGGAAAAGGGCTTGGATTCCGATTCCTGATGTGACAATATGAAAGACTGTAGAAAAAGTATTGCCGTTTCTTGATGCTGTGAGAGGCAACCAATCGTCAAGCGAATTAGGTTGCAGTTTCTGTACTTCTTGCATCTCTAATTTTGTCCGCAAATGAATCCTATGAATCCTCTACCGAGCAAAAGAATTTCCTTATTATGAAAGACCGAAATCACTGGCGTTTTTAGCTCCTTTTGTCCACAAATTCTGAGAAAAAAGATTGAAGCCCTCGCCCCTCTCACATATGCTTAAATGATTTCTTGTGACAAAATGAatcttgttatttaatttagttatagTTACAAGTTAGCTaggtattaaaattaatttttaattatttttaaatcaacgACTCTATAATAAATAGCCCGCAATCACTAACATGATTGGTATATTTTTCAAActaaatatatacatgtaattatatcaatttaagttaataaaaggtttacaaaataaaaaatagaaaatgctTCTTTTATCAGGTGATGATTTACACGTGATTATTGTAGATTTGtcataataattactaatttttcatttaactttcaaaataaataaaaacattttgtGTTTCACAGTTCATACATCTTTAATCCATCTCCATCCATGcacaaacataaattaaataatttctctaaaagaaataaattcatagATTAATTGACTTGGATTGAGACAAAACTTTATGAACAAATaactattatatatatcaaattataCTCAGTTAATTCTAATCGAGCTCCTGTGAAGGAGATCTTCTTCACCGTCCACCTAAGCTACGCAGGAAATGTCTAAAGTCAATCCCAAGAATAATGAAGCTTGATAGAATCTTTCTATCTAGATGAAGATAATTTGCATCTTCAAAGACATGTCTATTTTACCCAAGTCTTTCTCCGAGACAGTGCCCATATCATTATACCTTCAAAAAAACTTTCTAGTTCACTCAGAAAAGAATGAGCATTGTCTAGttccaaaatttgattttcaatatcaaaatagaTGGAATAACTGTCCTTCTTAGTTCATAATCAGTCAATCAAGAAATGATTCAACATTCaaagtctaaaattttgtctttttcttttccttttgccTCTAGTTGTTGAGAAGTCTTTCTTGAGAGTTTACGAAGTTTCCCGTTTTCTCACGATATTACATGtgaatatcaataatttaataaatcaactctagataaagaaataatattttttattattttgatttggggaatgatttgtctttatttgtttttatctttttgttgaCTATTAAATATGACAgctgattaattaattttccacaaaatgaaaatgacgGAATCCAACTAATATGCATGGCATGACACGCGTGGAAGTGTTTTTTGACTCATGGTCacctatatataaaatattatttattgtcaccACATTATccgtttaattttttttttatattaatcacgaggtatcctggggagggccccaactgtgggaggcacctttaagcccgtaccacaactcagactagaagtccccgctcgaaccgggaggcacaagttctcccaacaaatgcGACTTtcctgcgactcgaactggggagtaaacccagtcaagccacttaaggggactccattgccagtggagccaacactttattGGTATTATCcgtttaatttcaattaatgaaAAAGTTGTCCAAAAAATTTACCTTAATGAAGTTGAGGTGTGATTGATTAATGGAGTGCATATCATTTTTCGAATTTGATCTCCTTCCATACTGCCAGTTTAGAACTCCATTTGCTAGCCTCCCGGATAATTTCATTACCTTCGCAAGCAAGATCACGTCCTTCGTTATGAGCTTGTAGTCTTGTACACATGCTTTTAGAGCTACTCAATTAGTTATAACACTAGGTGCATTTCTCCAAGGATGTCCTAAAAGTATTTTTGTTTGAACGTTGATACATAATTAACATGATACAATATGTGTTACCATTACTTAATACAACAATCTTGATTACATATggaagttttttaaaaaagagagaCATTGAGGACTACTCGGGCCCCCACCcacccaataaaaaaaaaaaggaacaaaaaaaaatggtaaaggaagaaattttttcatctatttattttgtatcgTTTTGGCGCCATAGTCGAGTGGTAAGGCAAGGGACTGTCCTTTCATAGATTAATTTTAGGTAGCGTTTATATTTTGGATTGAAGTGGGAATCCTGAGGAGTGAGAATCCTAGGATTGAGAGAGTAAAGTGAGAGTGAGAGTAGATTatttacttacactggaatggaaATATGGAATGAATATTAGaattcaatttatgtgtttactttgtctttgCTTGGGAGtgaataatatcaaattacaattttactcttatttaaagaattgtagtttttaattacaaagttaataaaaatatatttgatgaataaacatttattttattatatttctaaatttataataattattaatattcttaattatgtaaattaaaaattattgataaggaAAACATAAATGGaacatttttactattaacatagaacaaaaataatattttcttagaataaactatttattattattaattattaatattaaataaatataatactattatttttaaataaatataatattattctttttaaataaatataatattattatttttaaataaatataataatattatattttcaaataaagatagtatatagtaatattattaattctctattaatataataatattttatttttattttattaaatataattatattaaatttaataaaaggagggtaactataaaatgaaacattattttattttatataattatattaaatttattattacataaaataatattattatttagtacaaaattaatattttcttagaataaactatttattattcttaattattaatagtaaataaatataatattattatttttaaataaatataataatattatattttcaaataaagatagtatatagtaatattattaattctctattaacagtataatattagttttaagtaattttaacttagaatcaatgcaaattattatttagttaaatataataatattatttaaataaatataataatttttattttattttattaaatataattatattaaatttaataaaatgagggtaaaaaaagaagaggtgGGAGTTGATTCCCGCCCCTCATGGGAGccactccaaaaatgggtGGAGTCCACAGAGTGGGATTCCTAATCCTCCCGTACAAGTAAACAcgggagtgggaggaatccacacttctcactcccactccaaaaagtaaacacaacataatAGTAATCTCTACTGggagaaataaattaagtatacAGTTAACCATAAcgatttatatatataacatttttttggttattaaaattacaatattgaGTTTAGGAGGCGagtgaaattcaataaatccgataaattgtttttgaacAAATACTTTCTATGAATGATAATCTTTAATTTACCCAAAAAATGTGAACATttcaatttatctttttttcattaagaagattaaaaaaaaagaaagaaaaaatgaaaaaccttCGATAGCATGTCTTCCATTTGTCCTCAtcttctaaataaataaaaggtaaattgaagtt
This window of the Citrus sinensis cultivar Valencia sweet orange chromosome 8, DVS_A1.0, whole genome shotgun sequence genome carries:
- the LOC102607185 gene encoding signal recognition particle 43 kDa protein, chloroplastic, which encodes MGDSLLLNQSLARLKLLPKIPPPASQFLHIKPPQPHGKLHSTASFAIQNQQQTQYGTTDQNDDESYGEVSKIIGSRALEDATGMEYLIEWKDGHAPSWVPQDYIAKDVVAEYESPWWTAAKKADDAALKEIIEAGDGRDVDAVDNDGRTALLFVSGLGSEACVRVLAEAGTDLNHRDSGGGLTALHMAAGYVKPGVAKLLLELGADADVEDDRGLTPLALAKEILRVTPKGNPMQFARRLGLEAVIRNLEEAVFEYAEVQEILEKRGKGDQLEYLVKWRDGGDNEWVKVGFIAEDLVTDYEAGLEYAVAEGVLGKRMGDDGKREFLVKWTDIDEATWEPEENVDPDLIKEFEDSQSDGAVLLNENHIGDAVGARAQLSEGDAAPESARV
- the LOC102607477 gene encoding uncharacterized protein LOC102607477 — protein: MHAKTDSEGTSINDATWPPRSPPRRPIYYVQSPSHPDVEKMSYGSSPTGSPAHHYYHCSPIHHSRESSTSRFSASLKNPRGVSAWRHVQLDHKDGDGDGDDEEMDGRDEGSGRNVRLYVCIGFFFVLLFTVFCLILWGASKPYKPKIIVKNIVFENFNVQAGSDESGVPTDMLSLNSTVKILYRNPATFFAVHVTSTPLELHYFQLKLASGQMKKFSQSRKSQRNVVTVVQGYQVPLYGGVPVLASAKGHLDRAEVPLNLTFVMRSRAYILGRLVKSKFYRRIRCSVTLRGNKLGKPLNLTNACFYQ
- the LOC102609516 gene encoding phosphoprotein ECPP44, which codes for MADHQQQGNEAKGCGMFDFLKNKNEEKSQDAAMVDVETKEEKPAFVENLQQAHSNSSSSSEEEIEGADGEKKRKKKKGLKEKIQEKISSEKEENAVEKNDEIASAEATHLEEKKGFLEKIKDKLPGQHKKAEEGAACAGCCPNEHLAEGDEKEKKGILEKIKEKLPGYHSEDEKAKHKDN